ATAGCATATATCACACACGAGCCAAAAGAGAGGACCACTTTCGGCGGCCTCAAAGAGGCATTCCACAATCTAGGAAAGGCATTCAAGTAAAATGGCTACAATCCTTGACCTGGGATTCCTGGCAAACTTTTCATTCATCTTCACATTCTTATTAGTGTTTGCCATAGTGTTCGCAATCCTGGAAAAGGCACAGCTTCTCGGAAAGAACCGAGGCCTGAATGCAATAATCGCGCTTGTGGTGGGTTTCCTGGTGCTGCTCTCCGACAATGTACGCGCAGTCATAGAAATAGCTGCACCATGGTTTGTCCTGCTGATGCTCTTCATAATGTTCATCCTCCTCGCATTCAATGTATTTGGAGCAGACACAGGCAATTTCATGAGCGTACTGGTGAATCCAGAGCACAAGCACATAGTCTACTGGATTGTTGCACTGGCAATAATCATAATAATGTTCTCGCTGAGCCAAGTGATCGGACAGGATGTAGGGCCATTCCTCGACGAAGAGGGGCATCCTGTAGACAATGCAGACTGGAACAGGACATTGACAGCAGGAGAGAGGGCAGGCGGCGGGACAAGCACAGCAACAAGCGACTTCAACCAGAACCTCGGCGCGACAATATTCCATCCAAAGATATTAGGGATGATCCTCATCCTGCTGATAGCCTCATTCGCGATAAGGATGCTGTCACAAGTAAGCAAGTAAAGTCCTATCATAGACTGAACAGAATATGTTTCTTGGAAAAGCAATCAGAATGATCTGTTCTACGCCCCACATACTTTGCTTGTGTGCCCAGATGGAAAATCCAAGAATTTCTGACCGGATTCGCAGAGCAAATCCTGATAAGAAATTTCTTCTCTCTTGAATTTTCAAGCTACATTAAAGGGCATTGCAAAGAAGCAGCAAGTCAGATATCAGTCAAAAAGTAATTTTCAGAACAAAAAAAAAACTAAGAAAAATCATCTCTTTGTCTTGAGATCCTTGGATATCCTTGCCAGCTCATTGACGTTCTCAGTCATGGTCGGGATTATCTTCTGGAAAACCTTCTCCATGGCCTTTATTTCAGTGCCTACCTCAGTCAGGTTCTTGTCATACTCGCCGACCTTCTCAAGCACAGCAGTATGAAGCTTGTCGAAATTTCCCTTGAGATCCTGGAGGAGCTGCTCCATCTGGGCAAGCCTTGCATCAGTCCTCTCCTTCCACTCGATAATCTTCTCGACGCTCTTGATCAGCTCATTCCATTTCTCATCTACAATAGCCTCGGCAATCTCCTCTATCCTCTCCCTGCTCCCGGAAGTCTCCATCCCCATGTCAGGAGGCGGCATCCCTGAAGGTGGCATCATGTGCTGGGGCATCTGCATAGGCCCCTGCGGACCCTGAGGCATCTGCATATCCTGCTGGTTCTGTTGAAACGGAAACTGTCTAGGCGGCGGCATCCCCGGAGGCGCCTGCATTCCCATATTCGGCATATTATCACCCTTTTCCAGAGGGACCTTCTCCATCCCTCCCTTAAGATCTGCCTGTGTCATGGCATCAAATATCTCATGAAGCTCAAAGCCATCACGCTGAAGGTTCTGAGTGATCTGATTATTGGACAAGCCCTGCTGCCTCATGGCCAGCACCTGAGTGACAGGAGGGCCTCTAGGCCGCGGCATCCTCTGCGGCTGCTGAGGTCCCTGCTTCTTGAACATATCAGTGAATCCCATCTTACTTATTCAGCTTCTCATCAACAATACGCCTGACAATCCTCTCAACCTCTGACTGTGTCACAAAATTAATAGGCTCCCATAAATTTATGTACTTCTGCAAGGTGTTGACCTCATCCTTTGTGGAAGTCATCTTGAGCTCCTTGATGATCAGCCTGACCTTATCCTTGATATCATCAATCTCCCGATGCATCTCATTTATTGTGTTATTTGAGAGCTGGACCTCAGTGTTGACCCTCTTGAAGCTCTGAAGCATGTTCTGATCAGAAACCTGCACCTTGCGCCTCATGTTCGTATAGCGCTCCTCGATGACCCTCAGGCGCCTGCTGAGGTTATTGACCTCATTGGCCATCTCGGTGAACTTGTCAACACCACCGACATGCTTCTGCTGCCCAAGAAACATGGGCTGGTCCCCCTGCTGCGGCTGGGGCGCCTGCGGCTTCTTATCAAGACCTAACATTGTATCACCAAGTTTGTTATCAATAAAACCATATCCTGTTGATAATCAATATTTATCGTCACATATATAAATATAATCATTAAAAAAAGCATACATAACAGGCGGGAAACACTATAAAATATATGGAATATGTATGTAACCATAGCCAAGTAGTATATCCGATGATCCGAGAACTGACCATATGCCTGACATCTTCAAAACTCAACATATCACAACCAAAATATGATAACCAGATATGATAACCAATGATAACAAGAGCTGCTTAGCGGGTGTGAAAAGGCCGCACTGCACCTGAGGGCTGTGATCCGGAGCCGAGCCAAAAAGATATGAGCCACAAAATCCATAAAACCTGGCCGGCCATCCCCACAAGAAGCAGAATCTGCCAATTATCAGGGTTCTGACCCTTTGTATACAGGACAAATACCAAAAAAATATTAAACAAAAGAGCATTAGAGAGAACAATGGCACTATTCGAGAAGCAAAAAGAGGAGTTCAGCTATGAGATAATAAGAGAAGGAGAAGACAACATACTGAAGATAGACTGTGAAAACCTCAGCATATCACCGAGCATAGAAGATTCTCCGATAGTCATGGCAAAGACCATGGAGAGACTCATAGAAGTCTCTGATGTCACAAAGATCGTATTCTCACAGAAAAGGGACTATGAATATGACTACACCCAGACCCTGATGCTCCAGGAGATAGCGAAGATATACAACAGCCTGGTCAAGCAGAAACAGCTCTTCAGCTACCACGCGATGCACTATGGCGGGGAGTCGCCAAGAGAGCTGGATGAAAGGTACACCGAGATGCAGAGGATAATATTCCATCTGCTGAAAAGCGACCCACTCGGAGCATATGTCGAGCTGAAAAGAGCCCTCCGAAGGGAAGAGATAAAGATGGAGAAGCTGGTGGATCCGAGAGCACTGGACTCAGAGAAAAAATACCTGGCGCTCATAAACCAGCTGATAGGGCTGCTCGACAAGACAAAGATGATCATAATAACAAAGCCATACCTCCCAGGCTATGTGATAGGCAACAGGGACCAGTACAGGAAGATATTCACGCCGACAATAAAGCCGGACTTCATGTTCACAAAGCTCATGGCAAACTATCCGGCAAACGGGGAGGAGATAGACAACTACACAGTCGGATTCGACACAGAGATCACAATCTTCAAGTTCCCGGACTCTGTACAATACCTCTATCACATGGTGCCCCCAGAGTTCAAGCTGTCAGAAGAGAAATACGAGATACTCGACATGGCAAGGAGGATAATGGCAGAGCATAAGCCGAAGAAATCAGAATTCGTGGATCCGCAGAGGATGAGACAGGTCTTCCTGAATGTAGGCATGGACCTCCTCGAAGAGCTCGTCAACTACAGGAATGTGGAGATGAGCCAGGACGAGATAAAAGAGCTCGGAAACATCCTCGTCAGATACACGGTCGGCTTCGGCCTGATAGAAGTCCTGCTGTCTGATGAGAAGATCCAGGACATCTCAATAAACTCGCCGATGGGCCAGATACCCATATTCCTGGTGCACGCAGACTTCGACGACTGCAAGACAAACATCATACCTACGACAAGCGAAGCAGAATCATGGGCATCCAAGCTCAGGATGATATCCGGAAGGCCCCTCGACGAGGCAAACCCCATCCTTGACACAGAACTCGAGCTGCCAGGGGCCAGCACAAGGGTGGCAGTCATCTCGCCTCCCCTGAACCCCACAGGGCTCGCATACTCATTCAGGCGACACAGGGACAGGCCATGGACACTGCCCCTCTTCATGAAAACCAAGATGATCACACCGCTCGCAGGAGGACTGCTATCCTTCCTCATAGACGGGACAAGAACAATGCTCATATGCGGGACAAGGAGCTCTGGAAAATCATCGTTCCTCAGCGCACTCCTGGTAGAGATAATGAGGAGATACAGGATAATCACAATAGAGGACACGCTCGAGCTTCCGACAGGATCGCTCAGGAAGCTCGGATTCAACATACAGCCCATGAAAGTCGCGTCAGCATTGTCAAAATCAACAGGAGAACTCACAGCAACAGACGGCATAAGAGCAACACTCAGGCTTGGAGACAGCGCACTGATCGTCGGAGAGGTCAGGAGCAAGGAAGCGATTGCACTCTATGAAGCCATGAGGGTGGGGGCAGCAGCAAACACAGTAGCAGGGACGATCCATGGAGATTCACCCTATGGGATATATGACAGGGTGGTCAATGACATCGGGGTGCCGAAGACAAGCTTCAAGGCGACAGACATCTGCATAATCGCGACACCTATCAAGACAGCAGACGGACTGCACAAGTACAGGAGAGTCACACAGATAACTGAAGTCGGCAAGCTATGGGAAGATGATCCCCTCACTGAAAATGCTTTCAGGGACCTAATGAAATACAACGCGAAGACAGACCAGATAGAGCCCACTGACGACCTGATAACAGGGGAGAGCGAGATACTCAAGACTATCGCAGGAAACATAAAGGACTTTGCAGGAGACTGGGATGCAGTCTGGCACAACATACTGCTCAGGTCAAAATGCAAAGAGACGCAGTGGAAGATGGCAGACAAAGTCGGGGATCAGGAACTGCTTGAAGCGCCATTCACAATACAATGCAATGACAAGATGCATGTGCTGACAGAAGTCATAAAGGAAGAGACAGGAACAATAAATCCCAAAAGGATATATGAGGAGTGGGAGCTCTGGCTGAAGCGCGAGATACGCAAGAGAGAGATGCAGAAAGGGGATGTGAAACTGGCCCTATGAGAAAAATCAGGAGACCAGGATCACAGATCCGTTATATTCTATAAGTATGTTCGACCTGCCCTTGACAGTAATATCATCATAAGGGAAATCCAGCCTGTTCTCAGTGCCGCAATCTGGGTTAACATCATTATCAGGCAAGATGTCACAAAGGCCGTTCTCGAGAAGGATATTCGCCACATCCTCCTCCTTCACAGTGACTTCAGGCATGCTTGCAGGAGTGGTCAGCTCATAACACAGCAGAGGCTTTGTAAGACGGCCATACTCTGTCTCTTTCCAACAGGCAAAAGCATATGCGGTTATGCTGAGATTTACAAGGCTTTTCAAGTCTCCGCCTGAGCCTCCGCCAAATGTGGAGTTTGTTATCAGATCGACACGCAAGACCTGCTCCTCGACGCAATAGCTCTTATCCACCCTCAGGCCCTTTGGCACAAAAGTCGCTGAATAGACATGATAGAAAGTCTTGCA
This window of the Candidatus Woesearchaeota archaeon genome carries:
- a CDS encoding type II/IV secretion system ATPase subunit; its protein translation is MALFEKQKEEFSYEIIREGEDNILKIDCENLSISPSIEDSPIVMAKTMERLIEVSDVTKIVFSQKRDYEYDYTQTLMLQEIAKIYNSLVKQKQLFSYHAMHYGGESPRELDERYTEMQRIIFHLLKSDPLGAYVELKRALRREEIKMEKLVDPRALDSEKKYLALINQLIGLLDKTKMIIITKPYLPGYVIGNRDQYRKIFTPTIKPDFMFTKLMANYPANGEEIDNYTVGFDTEITIFKFPDSVQYLYHMVPPEFKLSEEKYEILDMARRIMAEHKPKKSEFVDPQRMRQVFLNVGMDLLEELVNYRNVEMSQDEIKELGNILVRYTVGFGLIEVLLSDEKIQDISINSPMGQIPIFLVHADFDDCKTNIIPTTSEAESWASKLRMISGRPLDEANPILDTELELPGASTRVAVISPPLNPTGLAYSFRRHRDRPWTLPLFMKTKMITPLAGGLLSFLIDGTRTMLICGTRSSGKSSFLSALLVEIMRRYRIITIEDTLELPTGSLRKLGFNIQPMKVASALSKSTGELTATDGIRATLRLGDSALIVGEVRSKEAIALYEAMRVGAAANTVAGTIHGDSPYGIYDRVVNDIGVPKTSFKATDICIIATPIKTADGLHKYRRVTQITEVGKLWEDDPLTENAFRDLMKYNAKTDQIEPTDDLITGESEILKTIAGNIKDFAGDWDAVWHNILLRSKCKETQWKMADKVGDQELLEAPFTIQCNDKMHVLTEVIKEETGTINPKRIYEEWELWLKREIRKREMQKGDVKLAL